A stretch of DNA from Thermodesulfobacteriota bacterium:
GGCCCCCTGGAGTGCCAGCTGCTGCGCTTCGCCATCAGCCCGGAGGCAGTGCGGCCAGCGCCCGGCCCCCAGACCGCGGCCCGCTTTCTGGGCCGCTACCGGGAGCTGGCGCAAAGCCCCGGCGCCCAGATGCTGGCCAACCGGCTGCGCAAGAGCCACCAGCATCTGTCCCGCTGGGCCCGGCGCCAGGGGGTGCACTGCTACCGGCTCTACGACGCCGACATCCCCGAGTACGCCCTGGCAGTGGACCTCTACAGTGACGGCGAGGCGCGCTGGCTGGTGGTGCAGGAGTACGAGGCGCCGCCCGAGATCGACCCGGAGCGGGCGAAGCAGCACCTGCGGGAGGCCATGGTGGTGCTGCCCGATCTTCTCGGCGTGGACCCCGGCTCGGTCTTCCTCAAGATCCGCCGCCGCCAGAAGGGGCACCGCCAGTACCCCAAGCTGGGCGACTGGCAGGGCTTCCACCAGGTGCGGGAGGCGGGTTTGCGGTTCTGGGTCAACTTCACCGACTACCTGGACACCGGGCTCTTTCTCGACCACCGGCCGTTGCGGCAGCTCATCGGCAGCCAGGCCCGGGGCAAGCACTTCCTCAATCTCTTCGCCTACACCGGCGCCGCCACGGTCCATGCCGCGGCGGGCGGCGCTGCCGCCACCCTGTCCGTGGACCTGTCCGCCACCTATCTGACCTGGCTGCAGCACAACCTGGCGGCCAATGGCCTCGATGACCGCCGCCACCGCTTTGTGCAGGCGGATGTCCTGGCCTGGCTGGACGCGGATCATGATCCCTTTGACCTCATCCTCCTGGACCCACCCACCTTCTCCACCTCCAAGCGTATGACCGGAACCCTCGACGTGCTCCGGGATCACAAAGGCCTGCTGGCCCGGGCCATGGCCCTGCTGGCTCCCGGCGGGCTGCTGTATTTTTCCACCAACCACCGCCGCTTCCGTCTGGACCCGGAGCTGGCCGAGGCCTTTCAGGTGGAGGACATCAGCCGCCAGACCATCGACCAGGACTTCCGGCGCCATCCCAAGATCCACCAGGTGTGGACCTGCCGCCACCGGCGGTGATGCTGAAAAATTTTCCTTGACCGCGTCTTTTATTCAGGATAAATAAGATAAAAATAATCTTAATTATCCTGATTGAGGGGCAGGGCGATGCGGCTGACACGGGCAGGGGAATATGCGGTGCGGTGTGCGCTCTATCTGGCGAGAAAGCCCCTGGGGCAGGTGGTGAGTCGCCAGGAGGTGGCCTCTGGTGGCAACATCCCGCCGCTTTTTCTGGCCAAGATCGCCCAGGACCTGGCCCGGGCCGGCATCATCGAGATCCGCCAGGGGGCCAAAGGCGGCTTCCGGCTGCTGGTGCCGCCGGCAGAGCTGACCCTTCTGGCGGTCATCGAGGCGATCATCGGCGAGATCTTCCTCAACGACTGCGTCATGCAGCCCGCCTCTTGTGCCGCCAGCGCCAGCTGTGCCATAAACCGGGTATGGATCAAGGCCCGCAACCAGCTGCGGGATACCCTCCGGGAGGTCACCTTCACCCAGTTGCTCGCGGACGAGTCCTGCTGCATCCTCACCGGCGACCGGCCGTGTCCGGTCGCCCCGCAAGCCCCGGCAACCCCGGAAGCCCCGTCCCGCCGGCCGCCGGCCGATCCAGCGTGAGGTCCTGATATGCCTGCCGCCACGATCACCACCCTGCCCGGCCGCATCTTCGCCTTCTACCGGGACGGCTTTGCTGCCATGCAGCAGGGACGGACCCTGTGGGCGATCATCGCGGTGAAGCTCTTCTTCATCTTCGCCATCCTGAGGGTCTTCTTCTTCCCAGACCTGCTGGCCGCCCGCTTCGCCACCGACCAGGAGCGGGCGGCGTATGTTCTCGAAGAGCTCACCGGGGCCCAGGCCCTGATCCATCCTGTCCACGATTGAGGAGGTCGCCATGCTGGTAGACAACATTGATCTTGCCATGGTGAACTGGGCCCGGGCGCAGTTCGCCCTCACCGCCATGTTCCACTGGGTGTTCGTGCCGCTGACCCTGGGGCTCTCCTTCCTGGTAGCCTTTTTCGAAAGCCTCTACGTCAGGACCGGCAACCCGGAGTGGAAGAGGATCACCCGCTTCTGGATGAGCCTGTTCGGCATCAACTTTGCCATCGGGGTCGCCACCGGCATCATCCTGGAGTTCGAGTTCGGCACCAACTGGTCCAACTACTCCTGGATGGTGGGCGACATCTTCGGCGCCCCTCTGGCCGTGGAAGGGATTTTTGCCTTTTTCATCGAGGCCACCTTCTTTGCGGTGATGTTCTTCGGCTGGGACCGGGTCTCGAAGGGGTTCCATCTTCTGTCCACCTGGCTGGTGGCCATCGGCTCCAATCTTTCGGCCCTGTGGATCCTGGTGGCCAACGGCTGGATGCAGTACCCGGTGGGCATGGCCTTCAACCCGGACAAGGCCCGCTTCGAGATGCAAAGCTTCTGGGAGGTGCTGTTCTCGCCGGTGGCGGTGAGCAAGTTCACCCACGCCACCACCTCCTCCTTCCAGCTGGCCGCCCTGTTCGTGGTCGGGGTCTCCTCCTGGTTTCTTCTGACCGGCCGCCACCACACCCTGGCCAAGCGCAGTATCCTGGTGGCCTCGGTCTTTGGCCTCCTGTCCTCGGGCTTTGTCGCCTTCACCGGCGACGAGGCGGCCTTCACCGACGCCCGGGTGCAGCCCATGAAGCTGGCTGCCTTCGAAGGCCTCTACCAGGGGGAGCGGGGCGCAGGCCTTACGGCCATCGGCATCCTCAACCCGGCCAAGGCCCCGGCCGACGACCAGGATCCCTTCCTGGTGGCGGTGAAGGTGCCGGGTCTGCTCTCCCTTCTGGCCAACCGGGAGCCCGGCTCCTTTGTGCCCGGCATTCGGGATCTCATCTACGGCAACCCGGCCGAGGGCATCGTTGGCATCGACCAGAAGATCGGGCGCGGCCGCCAGGCGGTCTCGGCCCTGGCCGCCTACACGGCGGCGACCGCGGCCGGCGAGGCCGCCGGCCGCGCCGCAGCCCTGACCGCCTTCCAGCAGCACCAGGACTTTTTCGGCTACGGCTTTCTGGCCAGCCCCGAACAGGCGGTGCCGCCGGTGGCGCTGACCTTCTATGCCTTCCATGTCATGGTCGCCCTGGGCGCCTTCTTCCCGGTCCTGTTCCTGCTCTTTCTGGTCTGGACCATGAAGGACACCATCGCCGGCAAGCACTGGCTCCTGCGGCTGGGGGTGATCTCCATCTTCCTGGGCTACCTGGCCAGCCAGGCCGGCTGGATCGTCGCCGAGGTGGGCCGCCAGCCCTGGGCGATCCAGAATCTCTTGCCGGTGACCGTGGCCCGCTCCAACCTCACCGCTGGC
This window harbors:
- the rlmKL gene encoding bifunctional 23S rRNA (guanine(2069)-N(7))-methyltransferase RlmK/23S rRNA (guanine(2445)-N(2))-methyltransferase RlmL; the encoded protein is RLASRVLWPLASFSVANGDDLYDGCRQIPWEEHFAASATFAVAASGRSQALPHSGFAALRVKDAVADRFRDLAGRRPDVDPQAPDIAIDLHVHRDLVVVSLDLSGPPLHERGYRQGPAAAPLKENLAAAILARSGWPELAAAGAPLVDLCCGSGTLAIEGALIALRRAPGLLRPRFGFERWLGHQPALWVRLLAEARDQARPEGDCPVIVALDRDGQVLQAARDNAARAGVEAVIRFQQADVTRLAGCPAAAAQPGLVVANPPYGQRLGERQDLSALYQGLGESLRRHFAGWQAAILTAAPELGQALGLSARRVNRLRNGPLECQLLRFAISPEAVRPAPGPQTAARFLGRYRELAQSPGAQMLANRLRKSHQHLSRWARRQGVHCYRLYDADIPEYALAVDLYSDGEARWLVVQEYEAPPEIDPERAKQHLREAMVVLPDLLGVDPGSVFLKIRRRQKGHRQYPKLGDWQGFHQVREAGLRFWVNFTDYLDTGLFLDHRPLRQLIGSQARGKHFLNLFAYTGAATVHAAAGGAAATLSVDLSATYLTWLQHNLAANGLDDRRHRFVQADVLAWLDADHDPFDLILLDPPTFSTSKRMTGTLDVLRDHKGLLARAMALLAPGGLLYFSTNHRRFRLDPELAEAFQVEDISRQTIDQDFRRHPKIHQVWTCRHRR
- a CDS encoding Rrf2 family transcriptional regulator; this translates as MRLTRAGEYAVRCALYLARKPLGQVVSRQEVASGGNIPPLFLAKIAQDLARAGIIEIRQGAKGGFRLLVPPAELTLLAVIEAIIGEIFLNDCVMQPASCAASASCAINRVWIKARNQLRDTLREVTFTQLLADESCCILTGDRPCPVAPQAPATPEAPSRRPPADPA
- a CDS encoding DUF4492 domain-containing protein, with product MPAATITTLPGRIFAFYRDGFAAMQQGRTLWAIIAVKLFFIFAILRVFFFPDLLAARFATDQERAAYVLEELTGAQALIHPVHD
- a CDS encoding cytochrome ubiquinol oxidase subunit I; this encodes MLVDNIDLAMVNWARAQFALTAMFHWVFVPLTLGLSFLVAFFESLYVRTGNPEWKRITRFWMSLFGINFAIGVATGIILEFEFGTNWSNYSWMVGDIFGAPLAVEGIFAFFIEATFFAVMFFGWDRVSKGFHLLSTWLVAIGSNLSALWILVANGWMQYPVGMAFNPDKARFEMQSFWEVLFSPVAVSKFTHATTSSFQLAALFVVGVSSWFLLTGRHHTLAKRSILVASVFGLLSSGFVAFTGDEAAFTDARVQPMKLAAFEGLYQGERGAGLTAIGILNPAKAPADDQDPFLVAVKVPGLLSLLANREPGSFVPGIRDLIYGNPAEGIVGIDQKIGRGRQAVSALAAYTAATAAGEAAGRAAALTAFQQHQDFFGYGFLASPEQAVPPVALTFYAFHVMVALGAFFPVLFLLFLVWTMKDTIAGKHWLLRLGVISIFLGYLASQAGWIVAEVGRQPWAIQNLLPVTVARSNLTAGAVQTTFFLFLALFGLLFLAEIRIMLRRIAQGPASF